A genomic segment from Equus asinus isolate D_3611 breed Donkey chromosome 23, EquAss-T2T_v2, whole genome shotgun sequence encodes:
- the LOC106826696 gene encoding zinc finger protein 782-like has product MTVEFTQEEWRHLGPAQRALYRDLMLENYSHLVSVGYCFTKPKVVFNLEEGEEPYLLEEEFLNRSSPERKYCQLDDLLEKS; this is encoded by the exons ATGACTGTGGAGTTCACCCAAGAGGAGTGGCGGCACCTGGGCCCTGCTCAGAGGGCCCTGTACAGAGATCTGATGCTGGAGAACTACAGCCACCTGGTCTCCGTGG GGTATTGTTTTACAAAACCAAAAGTGGTCTTCAActtggaggaaggagaagagccGTATTTGTTAGAGGAAGAATTCCTAAACAGGAGCTCCCCAG aaagaaaat ACTGCCAACTTGATGACCTCCTAGAAAAGAGCTAG